The genomic segment ACCTTCCGCTGCCTTGGCCCGCGGGAATCGCGACGCGGCCCGAACTGGACCAGGCGCTCGGGGGCAGTAGACCGGGCGACTTTGGGGCGGACGTCGCGCAGGTTGAGGAGCTATTAGAGCGCGCCGCCGCCTCGCCGAAAAGGCTCGACGGGCAGCGACATCCGATATTTGGCCGGATGTCTGACGGCGCGTGGCTGCGTTGGGGTTACGCTCATACGGATCACCACCTTCGGCAGTTCGGTGTGTAGCGCCCCCACGATGCCCTCGGTTACTGCGCTCCGGTGGCTGGGCCGGTCGGTTGTGCGCTCCACGCTCCGCGGTGCCCGTCAAAGAAGGCCGCCCGCCGTCTATAATGCGCACGCTACACCATGTTTTCGGCCCTTGGAGCGAGTCCGAACGGGAGAGCCAAAGCTGCAGCTCACGAGCACCGGTGCCTCCGAGCGAGGGGGGTCGGCACTCAGGACGATGGCGCGGCCGCGCCCGGCCGGCATGAGCGGGACATCCCAAGGTAGCCGCGCCAACTCCACCGTCTAGGAGGAGGACTCTATGGCCGATCAGCGAGATCTTTTTCCGGGCCTGGGCCGACGCGCCTTCTTGGGCCTGGCCGCGGGCGTGGCCGCCTTTCCAAGCATCGCTGCGGCGGTGGCCAGGGACGTCTCCCCGGCCAAGCGAAGAATGCTGCAGGTGAACGGGTACGCCGCCTGCGCGGAGACGCCGCTCGACGCGCTCACGACCTACCTCACTCCCAACGACCTGTTCTTCGTGCGCCAGCATTGGATTCCGCTGGCCCCGGACCTCAAGAGCTGGGCTCTTACCGTAGACGGTGAGGTGGGAGCGCCGCTCAAGCTCTCCCTCGCCGAGCTCAACGCGATGCCGCAGACGACGGTGACCTGCGTCCTCCAGTGCGCAGGCAACGGACGAGGCTTCATGAAGCCGGTCGTCCCCGGCGTGCAGTGGCAGTTCGGGGCGGTGGGGAATGCGCGCTGGACGGGCGTCCGGGTCAAGGACGTTCTCCTCAAGGCCGGCCTGAAGGGGACGGGCCAGCACCTGCATACCTTTGGCACCGACAAACCACCCGGCAAGGTGCCGCCGTTCTACCGGAGCCTCGAGATCGAGAAGGTCCTGGAGGACGGCGTGATCGCGCTCAAGATGAATGGCGAGGCGCTCTCCATGCTCCATGGGGCTCCGGCGCGGCTGGTGGTTCCGGGCTGGGCCGGCGACCACTGGATGAAATGGCTGGAGCGCTTAAGCCCGCAGAAGGATCCGCAGAAGGGCTTCTACATGGATGTCGGCTACCGCTTCCCCAACAAGCCGGGCGATCCGGGCGTGACCTTCAAGCCGGACGAAATGCGCCCGGTCACGGAGCTATTCGTGAAGTCCAACATCTCGGATGCGCCGAAATCGGCCAAGGTGGGTCAGGCGGTCAATCTACGCGGGTTCGCTTTCTCCGGCGCGCCGGACATCAGCAAAGTTGAGATCAGCGCCGACGGCGGGGCCACGTGGAAGAATGCGGCCCTCGATCCTGAACACGATCCCTACGCGTGGCGCCTCTGGACCTTCCCCTGGAAGCCCGAGGCCCCCGGAAAGGTCACGCTCTGGGCGCGCGCCACCGACAGTCGGGGGAGCGTGCAGCCCAAAGAGGCGGTATGGAACCAGAGCGGGTACCTCTACAACGCTTGGCACTCGGCGGACATCGAGGTGACGGCATGAGGAAATTCTGGCCGACCTCAATCTTCCTCGGAATCGTGATCGGCGGCACCGCTTTCACTGCCGGCTGGACCCAGTCTGCCAAGGGGAAGGGTGGGACGCCGTTCGACCCCAAGCTCCCGATCTTTGGCACGCGCCTCGAGGTGCTGCCGGAGGGCCCGGGCAAGGAGATTGCCGACCGGGCCTGTCTGAGCTGTCACTCCACGGACATCCTCAGGCAACAGCGGCTCTCCGAGGCCCAGTGGACCGCCTCCGTCAACAAGATGGTCGGCTGGGGAGCCGAAGTGCCGGAGGAGGAGAAGGCCAAGCTGGTCAAGTACTTGGCGCTTCATTTCGGCCCTAGCAACGACCATTTTCAGCCGGTAGCGACCCGGCCCATCGGACGCTGAACGAGACGTGCCCTGGGGCGGTTGTCTCTTCACCCGCCTCGGGTTTGCCCTCCCCTCACGCAGCCTCGACTAGAAACTCTTGTCGTCCGCGGTTGGTCCGTAGATGGATGGGACGGGCGCGCCGTTCAGCCGCAGGTAGACGGTGAGCTGTCCGCGGTGGTGCGCCAAGTGGGTGAAGGTATCCGCAATGAAGATGGACCTGGGGTTCTCCGCGACCACTCTCCCGGCCACGAGGAGCCTCCATGGCGTCATCAGGAACTCGTCGGTCGTGCTGCGGAGGGCGTCCCGTCCCCTGGCCGTGGACTCGTCGAGGGCCTGAAGCAGCTCGCGGGTCGTGCTCCATTCCTGCGGCCGGTAAGTCGAGCCTCCTGGCGGGTTGAGGTCCAGCTCGCTCTGGTTGATCATCATCGCGAGCCAGGACGGCATGGTGGCGACGAGCGTCGACAGGGAGCCTAGCGGCATCGACTTCTCGTGCGGTTTCCAGTCTCGCCGTCCTTCCGGAACACGCTCCAGGGCGCGTCGCGACAAGGGAGCTTCTCGCTCCAGTTGCGCGGAAAAGAATTCGGTCATCTTCATGCCGGCTCCTTCGGTGGGGCGAGAGCGCCCCGGATCCGCTAGGCGCAGACTAGCCGACGATGATATGTCAGAGCCTGACACAATTGAACGGCGAAGATCGAGGGCCGCGAAATTTCCATGGAAGCCGACTGACTGCTCTCCGCCTTGCTGTTGCTGAGGCCTGCTACTCCACCACGATCGTCATCTTCATGTTGCCGTGGCCGGCGCCGCAGAAGTGGTCACAGATAGTCGTATAGCGGCCGGGCGTCTTGGGAGTGACGTCGACGGTGGTCGTTTTTCCCGGAGCGATGTCCTCGTCTATGCCCAAGGGCTTCACGAAGAAGCCATGGGTCACATCCTCGGTCGTAAGCTGCAGCCTCACGGTCTCGCCCTGTTTGAGCGTGATCTCCTTGGGGCTGAACTCAAATCGCTTGGCGGTGATGGCGATGACCTTTGGTTCTTCCGCAGCCCGCAGGCCGCTGCTGGTGAGGCCGGCCGCCGCCACGATGAGCAGGGCCGCTGTCAGTCGAATCTGTGGACGCACGTGGCTTCTCCTTTCCTAGAGAGACGGGTTCTTCAGCAACTGGTTGAACCCCTCGGTGCCGGAGAACTCCCGCGCGTCGAGCGAGACCTCGCTCACCTTGACGGTTGCTCCCTTTTGCCCGGGGGCCGCCTGCACTTGCCGGATGCCTAGGTTCTTGAACGGCTCGGCTTTGTCGAACGGGATGGCCTTCTTGTCGGCCACGCCCTGGGGGTCGGGGAACGCGAAGCAGAGCGAGCGCGCCGCAAAGAGCTTCGCGCTGCCGATCGTCTGCTCGTGCTCACGGTGGATGTGGCCGTAGAGGACGGTGACGTTCTCGTAGGGCGCCAGAAGGGCCATGACCTCGTCGCCGTCGCGTGTGAACCACTCCCAGTCGGGCCGCAGGTCGAAGAGGGGCCGGTGGGTGAAGACCACGATGGGCGCCGTCTTTGGGAAGCGCGCCAGATCCTTGGCGAGCCAGGCGCGCTGCTCCGCGCCGACCTCCGGCTTGGCCCGGGAGACGTTGTCGAGGGCGATGAAGTGGAACCCTTTGTGGTCGAAGGAATAGGAGGTCGGCCCAAAGACGTTACGGTAGAGGTCGCCTCCGTCGAGGCCCGCGTCGTGCTCGCCGGGAACCTGATAGACCTTGGGCACCTTGAGCCGGCCCGCGATCTCCTGAAAAC from the Vicinamibacteria bacterium genome contains:
- a CDS encoding DUF1569 domain-containing protein; this encodes MKTLARPRDKAEILRRLRDVRPDGVRRWGRMSAHQMICHLGDSIRMALGEKPVSPATNLLQRTIVKWVALYLPLPWPAGIATRPELDQALGGSRPGDFGADVAQVEELLERAAASPKRLDGQRHPIFGRMSDGAWLRWGYAHTDHHLRQFGV
- a CDS encoding sulfite oxidase, which gives rise to MADQRDLFPGLGRRAFLGLAAGVAAFPSIAAAVARDVSPAKRRMLQVNGYAACAETPLDALTTYLTPNDLFFVRQHWIPLAPDLKSWALTVDGEVGAPLKLSLAELNAMPQTTVTCVLQCAGNGRGFMKPVVPGVQWQFGAVGNARWTGVRVKDVLLKAGLKGTGQHLHTFGTDKPPGKVPPFYRSLEIEKVLEDGVIALKMNGEALSMLHGAPARLVVPGWAGDHWMKWLERLSPQKDPQKGFYMDVGYRFPNKPGDPGVTFKPDEMRPVTELFVKSNISDAPKSAKVGQAVNLRGFAFSGAPDISKVEISADGGATWKNAALDPEHDPYAWRLWTFPWKPEAPGKVTLWARATDSRGSVQPKEAVWNQSGYLYNAWHSADIEVTA
- a CDS encoding cytochrome c, translating into MRKFWPTSIFLGIVIGGTAFTAGWTQSAKGKGGTPFDPKLPIFGTRLEVLPEGPGKEIADRACLSCHSTDILRQQRLSEAQWTASVNKMVGWGAEVPEEEKAKLVKYLALHFGPSNDHFQPVATRPIGR
- a CDS encoding DinB family protein, whose protein sequence is MKMTEFFSAQLEREAPLSRRALERVPEGRRDWKPHEKSMPLGSLSTLVATMPSWLAMMINQSELDLNPPGGSTYRPQEWSTTRELLQALDESTARGRDALRSTTDEFLMTPWRLLVAGRVVAENPRSIFIADTFTHLAHHRGQLTVYLRLNGAPVPSIYGPTADDKSF
- a CDS encoding cupredoxin domain-containing protein, translating into MRPQIRLTAALLIVAAAGLTSSGLRAAEEPKVIAITAKRFEFSPKEITLKQGETVRLQLTTEDVTHGFFVKPLGIDEDIAPGKTTTVDVTPKTPGRYTTICDHFCGAGHGNMKMTIVVE
- a CDS encoding metallophosphoesterase, with the translated sequence MDRRKFLTVSGVSLGAGALYTMAPHLARSAEGAEMARLLGRQNGERPAPFRVFQLSDTHVGWDGALGTSAFERAVEVVNGLAPAPDLVLFTGDLTHDTEKPGEHAVRMRRFQEIAGRLKVPKVYQVPGEHDAGLDGGDLYRNVFGPTSYSFDHKGFHFIALDNVSRAKPEVGAEQRAWLAKDLARFPKTAPIVVFTHRPLFDLRPDWEWFTRDGDEVMALLAPYENVTVLYGHIHREHEQTIGSAKLFAARSLCFAFPDPQGVADKKAIPFDKAEPFKNLGIRQVQAAPGQKGATVKVSEVSLDAREFSGTEGFNQLLKNPSL